One window from the genome of Glycine soja cultivar W05 chromosome 12, ASM419377v2, whole genome shotgun sequence encodes:
- the LOC114378569 gene encoding receptor-like protein EIX2 produces MPTINPVRFKFMQAIIIFMMLQALVSAQHHIMCIKTEREALLQFKAALLDPYGMLSSWTTADCCRWEGIRCSNLTGHVLMLHLPGQFHYSYAFNSITVASLRYMRGEIHKSLMELQQLKYLNLSWNDFRGRGIPEFLGSLSNLRYLDLSCSQFGGKIPTQFGSLSHLKYLDLAGNFYLEGSIPRQLGNLSQLQYLDLGGNQFEGKIPSQIGSLSQLQHLDLGDNSLEGNIPSQIGNLSQLQLLNLRFNSLEGSIPSQLGNLSNLQKLYLGRYSDDVGAPKIDDGDHWLSNLISLTHLSLYNISNLNTSHSFLQMIAKLPKLRELRLFDCSLSDHFILSLRPSKFNFSSSLSILDLSVNSFTSSMILQRLSNVTSNLVELDLSDNLLEGSTSNHFGHVMNSLEHLDLSSNIFKGEDLKSFANICTLHSLYMRENHLSEDLPSILHNLSSGCVKHSLQELDLSDNQITGSLTDLSVFSSLKSLFLDGNQLSGNIPEGISLPFHLKFLSIRSNSIEGGIPKSFGNSCALSSLDMSGNKLNKELSVIIHQLSGCVRFSLQELNLEGNQIKGTLPDLSIFSVLKTLDLSANQLNGKTPESSKFPSLLESLSIRSNNLEGGIPKSFGNACALRSLDMSNNSLSEEFPMIIHYLSGCARYSLEQLYLGMNQINGTLPDFSIFSILKELDLHGNKLNGEIPKDYKFPPQLKRLDMQSNSLKGVLTDYHFANMSMLYFLELSDNSLLSLAFRQNWVPPFQLSYIGLRSCKLGPVFPKWLETQNQFGDIDISNAGIADMVPKWFWANLAFREEISMNISYNNLHGIIPNFPLKNLYHSLILGSNQFDGPIPPFLRGSLYLDLSKNKFSDSRSFLCVNGTVESLYQLDISNNHFSGKIPDCWSHFKSLSYLDLSHNNFSGRIPTSMGSLLHLQALLLRNNNLTDEIPFSLRSCTNLVMLDIAENRLSGLIPTWIGSELQELQFLSLGRNNFHGSLPLKICYLSNIQVLDLSLNSMSGQIPKCIKIFTSMTQKTSSRDYQGHSYLFETHDMSGNRTYDLNALLMWKGSEQMFKNNVILLLKSIDLSSNHFSGEIPLEIENLFELVSLNLSRNHLTGKIPSNIGKLTSLDFLDLSRNHLVGSIPSSLTQIDRLGVLDLSHNNLSGEIPTGTQLQSFNASCYEDNLDLCGPPLEKLCIDGKPAQEPIVKLPEDENLFFTCEFYMSMAIGFVISFCGVFGSILIKRSWRHAYFKFISNLSDAIYVMAAVKVFKWCHRG; encoded by the exons ATGCCAACCATTAATCCAGTTCGTTTCAAATTCATGCAAGccataataatatttatgatgtTGCAG GCTCTTGTTTCTGCTCAACACCATATTATGTGCATTAAGACTGAGAGGGAAGCACTCCTCCAATTCAAGGCTGCCCTCCTGGATCCCTATGGCATGCTCTCTTCTTGGACCACAGCTGATTGCTGCCGATGGGAAGGGATTCGCTGCAGCAACCTCACCGGCCATGTCCTAATGCTCCACCTTCCCGGTCAGTTTCATTATTCATATGCCTTCAATAGTATCACTGTTGCCTCGCTACGTTATATGAGGGGAGAGATCCACAAGTCGTTGATGGAGTTGCAACAATTAAAGTATTTAAACCTCAGTTGGAATGATTTTCGAGGCAGAGGAATCCCAGAGTTTCTTGGTTCTCTCAGCAACTTGAGATACCTTGATCTGTCATGTTCTCAATTTGGCGGAAAAATTCCAACTCAGTTTGGCTCTCTTTCTCATTTGAAATACTTAGATCTTGCTGGGAATTTTTATCTGGAGGGTTCAATCCCACGTCAACTTGGAAATCTCTCCCAGTTGCAGTATCTTGATCTCGGGGGCAACCAATTTGAAGGAAAAATACCCTCTCAAATTGGAAGTCTCTCCCAGTTGCAGCATCTTGATCTAGGTGACAATTCTTTAGAAGGAAATATACCCTCTCAAATTGGAAATCTCTCCCAGTTGCAGCTTCTTAATCTCAGGTTCAATTCTTTAGAAGGAAGTATACCGTCCCAACTTGGGAACCTTTCAAATTTGCAGAAGCTTTATCTTGGCAGATATTCTGATGATGTTGGTGCTCCCAAAATTGACGATGGAGATCATTGGCTGTCTAATCTCATTTCTTTAACCCATCTTTCCTTGTACAACATATCTAATCTCAACACTTCTCATAGCTTCCTCCAAATGATTGCCAAGCTACCAAAACTTAGAGAACTGAGATTATTTGATTGTAGCCTTTCCGATCATTTTATCCTTTCACTAAGGCCctcgaaattcaatttttctAGTTCCCTTTCCATCCTTGATCTTTCCGTGAACAGCTTCACGTCATCAATGATACTCCAGAGGCTGTCCAACGTCACTTCCAACCTTGTTGAGCTTGACCTTAGTGATAACCTCTTGGAGGGTTCCACATCaaaccattttggccatgtaatGAATTCTCTTGAGCACCTCGACCTCTCAAGTAATATATTCAAGGGTGAGGATTTGAAATCCTTCGCGAATATATGCACCTTACATTCTTTGTACATGCGAGAAAACCATTTGAGTGAAGACCTTCCATCAATCCTTCATAATTTGTCTAGTGGTTGTGTTAAACACTCATTACAAGAATTGGATTTGTCAGATAATCAAATCACCGGCTCTTTAACTGACCTTTCAGTATTCTCATCTCTAAAATCATTGTTTCTTGATGGAAATCAATTAAGTGGAAACATACCTGAAGGCATCAGCTTACCGTTTCATTTGAAATTTCTGTCAATCAGATCAAACTCTATAGAGGGTGGAATTCCCAAATCATTTGGGAATTCGTGTGCTTTGAGCTCACTGGATATGTCTGGTAACAAATTGAATAAAGAGCTTTCGGTGATAATCCATCAATTGTCTGGGTGTGTCAGATTCTCGCTGCAAGAACTGAACTTGGAAGGAAATCAAATCAAGGGTACGCTTCCTGACCTTTCAATATTTTCTGTCTTGAAAACATTGGATCTTTCAGCAAATCAATTAAATGGCAAAACTCCAGAGAGTAGCAAATTTCCATCTCTGTTGGAGTCTTTGTCAATCAGATCAAACAATTTAGAAGGTGGAATTCCAAAATCATTTGGGAATGCATGTGCTTTGCGCTCATTGGACATGTCTAATAATAGCTTGAGTGAAGAGTTTCCAATGATAATCCACTACTTGTCTGGATGTGCTAGATATTCATTGGAACAGTTATATCTAGGCATGAATCAAATCAACGGCACATTACCCGACTTCTCAATATtctcaattttaaaagaattagatcttcatGGAAACAAGCTAAATGGAGAGATTCCTAAAGATTATAAATTTCCACCCCAACTGAAGAGACTAGATATGCAATCAAATTCCTTAAAGGGTGTGCTCACTGACTATCATTTCGCTAATATGTCTATGTTATACTTCTTGGAGTTATCTGACAACTCGTTATTGTCCTTGGCATTTAGACAAAATTGGGTTCCACCATTTCAATTGAGCTACATAGGACTGAGATCATGCAAGCTAGGTccagtatttccaaaatggttggagacacaaaatcaatttggggatattgacatttcaaatgcTGGAATAGCAGATATGGTTCCAAAGTGGTTTTGGGCTAATTTAGCATTCCGAGAAGAGATTTCAATGAATATTTCATACAATAATCTCCATGGTATAATTCCAAATTTTCCACTAAAGAATCTTTATCATTCCCTAATTCTTGGATCAAATCAATTTGATGGCCCTATTCCACCATTTCTGCGAGGTTCCCTGTATCTTGatttatccaaaaataaattcTCAGATTCTCGTTCCTTTTTATGTGTGAATGGTACTGTTGAAAGTTTATACCAATTAGACATTTCAAATAATCATTTCTCTGGAAAAATTCCGGATTGTTGGAGTCATTTCAAGTCATTATCTTATTTGGACTTAAGTCACAATAATTTTTCAGGAAGAATACCTACATCCATGGGAtctcttcttcatcttcaagCATTGCTATTGAGAAACAACAACTTAACAGATGAGATACCTTTCTCCTTGAGGAGTTGCACAAATCTAGTAATGTTGGATATTGCAGAAAATAGATTATCAGGGCTCATCCCTACTTGGATTGGGAGCGAACTACAAGAGTTGCAATTTTTAAGTTTGGGAAGAAATAATTTCCATGGAAGTTTACCATTGAAAATTTGCTACCTAAGTAACATTCAAGTCTTGGATCTCTCACTAAACAGCATGTCTGGACAAATTCCTAAATGCATAAAAATTTTTACTTCGATGACTCAAAAGACATCTTCAAGAGATTATCAAGGACATTCATATCTTTTCGAAACCCATGACATGTCAGGTAATCGTACATATGATTTGAATGCACTCTTGATGTGGAAAGGTTCAGAACAAATGttcaaaaataatgtaatactaCTTTTAAAAAGCATTGATCTCTCAAGCAATCACTTTTCTGGAGAAATTCCACTGGAAATAGAGAATTTATTTGAATTGGTTTCATTGAATTTATCAAGAAACCATTTGACTGGAAAAATTCCTTCAAATATTGGAAAGTTAACATCACTTGACTTTCTTGATTTGTCAAGAAACCATCTAGTTGGTTCAATTCCTTCAAGTCTTACTCAAATTGATCGACTCGGCGTGTTAGATTTGTCACATAACAATCTATCTGGAGAGATTCCAACTGGTACACAATTACAGAGTTTCAATGCCTCATGTTATGAAGATAATCTTGATCTTTGTGGACCGCCACTAGAGAAATTGTGTATTGATGGGAAGCCTGCACAGGAACCAATTGTTAAACTTCCTGAAgatgaaaatttgtttttcaCCTGTGAATTTTACATGAGTATGGCAATTGGATTTGTTATAAGCTTCTGTGGCGTCTTTGGCTCAATCTTAATAAAGCGTTCTTGGAGACATGCTTATTTCAAATTCATAAGCAATTTGTCAGACGCTATTTATGTCATGGCAGCAGTGAAAGTTTTCAAGTGGTGTCACAGAGGATAG